A window of Rhododendron vialii isolate Sample 1 chromosome 13a, ASM3025357v1 contains these coding sequences:
- the LOC131314699 gene encoding scarecrow-like protein 14: protein MEGFTYLNDEYEFNPNLGSSYSDHHEFDLPYPVSDHGIGDIPFLNGFDEEEENDFSDAVLKYINQVLMEDDDDDDVEDKSTLHVAEKSLYNVLVNRNENHPSPSQPLYPHHDASVSFSTSNFSLLSGGGVEETKRVILGSDYEIVDFDNNQLADHEGKKKVLEGKKELGDLMRGRKSHHHDDEDDLEGRSNKQLAVSAEESVLHELFDRVLFFDAEEDESSLNSIDGYGGGTKKRVSKKEAVDMRSLLIECMNSIASSDHKRADELLKQIGKRSSPSGNSSQRLAHCFANALEARLAGTGNMIYKELAAKNVITSDALRAYKMYMSTFPFLKTSNYFVTQTSLKIAEKATTLHYIHFEIMHGIQLPPLIQSLSRRPGGPPKLRVTAIDFPQPGFRPAAVAEETGHRLENYCKRLNVPFEYNFIVRKWETIRLEELKLQKDEVVVVNSFYKFHSLLDDTILENSPRDAVLDLIKRIRPDVFIHGVGNGGFNSPFFDSRFREALFYFSALFEMFEACVPRENPERMKFETDIYGKEIMNVIACEGLERVERPETYKQWHVRTLRAGFRQLPLNQEITKKIKAKVKSSYNKNFLVDEASDWMLQGWKGRVIFALSCWKAA from the coding sequence ATGGAGGGTTTTACTTATTTGAATGACGAATACGAATTCAATCCCAATTTGGGTTCATCCTATTCAGATCACCACGAATTCGATCTTCCCTATCCTGTTTCTGACCATGGAATTGGTGATATACCGTTTTTGAATGGCTTcgatgaggaggaggaaaatGACTTCTCTGATGCCGTTCTCAAATACATAAACCAGGTGTTAATGGAAGATGATGACGATGACGATGTGGAAGATAAGTCCACTCTTCATGTCGCTGAGAAGTCCTTATACAATGTTCTTGTCAATAGAAATGAAAATCACCCCTCACCAAGTCAACCTCTTTATCCACATCACGATGCTAGTGTTTCATTTAGTACTAGTAATTTTAGTTTGCTATCTGGGGGAGGGGTAGAGGAAACTAAGAGGGTAATACTAGGTTCTGATTATGAGATTGTCGATTTTGACAACAATCAGTTAGCGGATCACgagggaaagaaaaaggtttTGGAGGGGAAGAAAGAGTTAGGTGATTTGATGAGAGGAAGAAAGAGTCATCATCATGACGATGAGGATGATTTAGAAGGGAGAAGTAACAAGCAGTTGGCGGTTTCTGCTGAAGAGTCGGTTTTACATGAGTTGTTTGATAGGGTACTGTTCTTTGATGCTGAGGAGGATGAGTCTTCATTGAACTCAATTGATGGATATGGTGGAGGTACTAAGAAAAGGGTTAGCAAAAAGGAAGCTGTAGATATGAGGAGCCTCCTAATTGAATGCATGAATTCGATTGCGAGTAGTGATCACAAGAGAGCAGATGAGCTACTGAAGCAGATAGGGAAGCGTTCTTCTCCTTCGGGCAATTCATCTCAAAGGTTGGCGCATTGCTTTGCCAATGCCCTTGAAGCACGCTTGGCAGGTACGGGTAACATGATATACAAAGAACTTGCTGCCAAAAACGTGATAACTTCTGATGCTTTGAGGGCTTACAAAATGTATATGTCAACGTTCCCTTTCTTGAAGACATCGAATTACTTTGTAACCCAAACTAGTTTAAAAATAGCAGAGAAAGCAACCACCCTTCACTATATTCATTTCGAAATAATGCACGGCATTCAACTCCCTCCTCTTATTCAAAGCCTCTCGAGAAGGCCAGGAGGGCCCCCTAAGCTTCGTGTCACTGCAATAGACTTCCCCCAGCCGGGTTTCCGCCCGGCTGCAGTGGCTGAGGAGACGGGACATCGCCTAGAAAACTATTGCAAGAGGCTTAACGTTCCGTTTGAGTACAATTTCATTGTGCGAAAATGGGAAACTATTCGTCTTGAGGAACTCAAACTCCAGAAGGATGAGGTGGTGGTTGTTAACTCTTTTTACAAGTTCCACAGCCTACTTGACGACACAATTTTGGAGAATAGTCCCAGGGACGCGGTCTTGGACTTGATTAAGAGAATTAGGCCAGATGTTTTCATCCATGGAGTAGGTAATGGGGGCTTCAATTCCCCATTTTTTGACTCGCGGTTTCGTGAGGCTCTCTTCTATTTCTCTGCACTGTTTGAGATGTTTGAGGCCTGTGTGCCACGTGAAAATCCCGAAAGGATGAAGTTTGAGACGGATATATATGGGAAGGAGATTATGAATGTGATTGCTTGTGAAGGGTTAGAAAGGGTTGAAAGGCCAGAGACTTACAAGCAGTGGCATGTTAGAACACTGAGGGCTGGATTTCGGCAACTTCCACTGAACCAGGAGATtacgaagaaaataaaagctaaGGTGAAATCAAGTTATAACAAGAACTTTCTTGTGGATGAGGCTAGCGATTGGATGTTGCAGGGGTGGAAAGGGCGAGTCATCTTTGCTCTCTCCTGCTGGAAAGCAGCCTAG